From one Gallionella capsiferriformans ES-2 genomic stretch:
- a CDS encoding arginyltransferase — protein sequence MSTLNDTPISALHFYLTAPYPCSYLPDLQARSQVATPGFLINSALYSQLVRYGFRRSSSHIYRPRCDTCSACIQMRVRAEDFSPNRSQRRAWSQHSTLNATLHALQDKPEYFELYQRYQLARHPDGGMDNDDFEAYQTFILQSHVDTLLVEFRQDGILRMVSIVDLLDDGLSSVYTFYDPDVPRARFGIYNVLWQIELCRKLNLDFVYLGYWIANSRKMSYKTQYQPAEGLQDGHWSELRNKQTESLKI from the coding sequence ATGAGTACGCTTAACGACACGCCGATCTCGGCGCTGCATTTTTATCTGACAGCCCCCTATCCATGCAGCTACCTGCCGGATTTGCAGGCGCGCTCGCAGGTCGCCACGCCGGGATTTTTGATCAATTCGGCGCTGTACTCCCAACTCGTGCGCTACGGATTCCGGCGCAGCAGCAGCCACATCTATCGTCCCCGCTGCGACACCTGTAGCGCCTGCATTCAGATGCGCGTGCGTGCAGAAGATTTCTCGCCTAACCGGTCTCAGCGCCGCGCCTGGTCGCAACACAGCACGCTCAATGCGACCCTGCATGCACTGCAGGACAAGCCCGAATATTTTGAGTTGTATCAACGCTATCAGCTTGCCCGCCACCCTGACGGCGGAATGGACAATGACGATTTTGAGGCCTACCAGACATTTATATTGCAAAGCCATGTCGACACACTGCTGGTAGAATTCCGTCAGGACGGGATATTGCGCATGGTCAGCATAGTCGATCTACTCGATGACGGCCTCTCATCCGTGTACACCTTTTACGACCCTGATGTTCCCCGCGCCCGTTTCGGTATCTACAACGTCTTGTGGCAAATTGAATTGTGCCGCAAACTGAATTTGGATTTCGTTTACTTAGGCTACTGGATAGCGAACAGCCGAAAAATGTCGTATAAAACCCAATATCAACCGGCAGAAGGCTTGCAGGATGGTCACTGGTCAGAACTGCGCAACAAACAAACTGAAAGCTTGAAAATATGA